Proteins from one Leptonema illini DSM 21528 genomic window:
- a CDS encoding helix-turn-helix domain-containing protein, translated as MNPASLYLYFSVLYLGNALIQGWLFWKTRRRLSFFFSLMQLGNCYIYFYYGLFYAGFLPDFEILSGTSLMMQFANIFSSYYMIRYLLYPDDSFPRRSLLVHLPFFFTVPFMAYQLQSSDFRRLVMQHSLDRFVPDYYEDGWVRLAFIVYVGITLLALLYLASRRLKWLLIMKEVFQKGAVRDIASAAFLLVLLYALIFAGLQISQEGGYRLFASLMLVLEMTAFTAGMVLLQFLPRLLAHRFAVYEISPEAARRSYIRDRLQNVDTERLESVLTDLMERRRLYCDEDLSLRSLAVHAGVSYRQLSEYLNTSKRQSFQAYVQGYRLSHAKHLLKTRPDLNVTRIAFESGFNSLASFYRVFKKEERTNPLTFREENDSQVTT; from the coding sequence ATGAACCCGGCCTCGCTATACCTTTACTTCTCGGTGCTCTATCTCGGGAACGCTTTGATCCAGGGCTGGCTGTTCTGGAAAACGCGACGGCGGCTTTCGTTTTTTTTTTCGCTGATGCAGCTCGGGAACTGTTACATCTATTTTTACTACGGATTGTTCTACGCCGGATTCCTACCTGACTTCGAGATCCTATCGGGTACATCGTTGATGATGCAATTCGCAAATATTTTCTCGAGCTATTATATGATTCGCTATCTGCTTTATCCCGACGATAGCTTTCCACGGCGCAGTCTGCTCGTTCATCTTCCTTTCTTTTTTACCGTTCCTTTTATGGCCTATCAGCTGCAGTCCTCGGATTTCAGGCGTCTTGTAATGCAGCACAGCCTGGACCGGTTTGTTCCCGATTATTATGAAGACGGATGGGTGCGCCTTGCCTTCATCGTCTACGTGGGCATAACCCTGCTGGCGCTTCTCTATCTGGCCTCCCGTCGTTTGAAGTGGCTGCTCATCATGAAAGAGGTTTTTCAAAAGGGAGCCGTGCGCGACATCGCCTCGGCGGCCTTCTTGCTCGTGCTGCTTTATGCGCTGATCTTCGCCGGATTGCAGATCAGTCAGGAAGGCGGGTACAGGCTTTTTGCCAGCCTGATGCTTGTTCTCGAAATGACGGCCTTTACGGCAGGCATGGTTCTGCTTCAGTTCCTGCCCCGTCTGCTTGCACATCGTTTTGCCGTTTATGAGATCTCGCCCGAGGCGGCCCGCCGCAGTTATATTCGTGATCGGCTACAGAACGTCGATACGGAAAGGCTGGAGAGCGTGCTGACCGACCTGATGGAAAGGCGCCGTCTCTACTGCGACGAAGATCTGAGTCTGCGTTCGCTTGCTGTGCATGCGGGCGTCAGCTACCGCCAGCTATCCGAGTATTTGAATACGAGCAAACGGCAATCCTTTCAGGCGTACGTTCAGGGATACCGTCTGTCTCACGCAAAGCATCTTCTAAAAACAAGGCCCGATCTGAACGTGACGCGCATCGCCTTTGAATCCGGGTTCAACTCTCTTGCATCGTTCTATAGAGTCTTCAAAAAGGAAGAGCGGACGAATCCGCTCACTTTTCGTGAAGAAAACGATTCTCAGGTCACGACCTGA
- a CDS encoding helix-turn-helix transcriptional regulator yields the protein MALKNDSNRSRWTFLTNHSHVLLCLHRDPEIRLRDVADQVGITERAVQAIVQELVQEEIIEVEKLGRRNAYRIRHEAQLRHALENHRRVGDLLRLLE from the coding sequence ATGGCCTTAAAGAACGACAGTAATCGCAGTCGCTGGACATTCCTGACGAATCATTCTCACGTGCTGCTCTGTTTGCACCGTGATCCCGAGATCCGCCTGCGCGACGTGGCCGATCAGGTGGGCATCACGGAACGCGCCGTGCAGGCCATCGTGCAGGAACTCGTCCAGGAAGAGATTATTGAGGTCGAGAAACTCGGTCGGCGCAACGCCTATCGAATCCGTCATGAGGCTCAGCTGCGACATGCTCTTGAGAATCACCGACGCGTCGGCGATCTTCTGCGACTGCTGGAGTGA
- a CDS encoding enoyl-ACP reductase FabI, producing MMQKESPVLNMAGRTFLITGIADQASLAMSVAQTLEIAGARLVVAGLGRTEHHRNLSEKSTAFLDRTFQGMQEAVQAGLSSDVTSYAVDLSLDASIDDMCKALAHSGVRFDGVLHSVAMDKTIRGGTAVPLLETTREEFLSAMDVSAYSLLALTRSMLSAGLLNKGASIIALSYLGAERVMHHPYRNIGVAKAALERMARELAQELGVSDNIRVNAVRFSPYTGSKAGGAIPGLQEAVERCERESPLGNAKASDLAELCAFLFAAGHGITGQILHVDGGYSIRG from the coding sequence ATGATGCAAAAAGAATCCCCGGTCCTGAATATGGCCGGTCGCACGTTTTTGATAACAGGGATCGCCGATCAGGCATCGCTTGCCATGTCGGTGGCGCAGACGCTCGAAATCGCCGGAGCCCGTCTTGTCGTTGCCGGACTCGGTCGCACGGAACATCATCGAAATCTCAGCGAAAAATCGACGGCCTTTCTTGATCGCACCTTTCAGGGCATGCAGGAGGCCGTGCAGGCCGGACTTTCTTCTGATGTGACTTCTTACGCGGTCGATCTCAGTCTGGATGCGTCGATCGACGATATGTGCAAGGCCCTTGCTCACAGCGGCGTTCGATTCGACGGCGTTTTGCATTCGGTTGCGATGGATAAGACGATTCGCGGCGGCACGGCCGTTCCGCTGCTTGAGACGACGCGCGAAGAATTCCTGAGCGCTATGGACGTGTCGGCCTACTCGCTGCTGGCCTTAACGCGCAGCATGCTTTCTGCCGGCCTTTTGAATAAAGGGGCGAGCATCATTGCGCTCAGCTACCTCGGAGCAGAAAGGGTGATGCATCATCCGTACAGAAACATCGGAGTGGCCAAGGCCGCTCTCGAACGCATGGCGCGCGAACTCGCCCAGGAGCTCGGCGTTTCGGATAACATTCGCGTAAACGCCGTGCGCTTTTCCCCTTACACCGGCAGCAAGGCCGGAGGAGCCATTCCAGGTCTACAGGAGGCCGTCGAGCGATGCGAACGCGAAAGCCCGCTGGGGAACGCGAAGGCCTCTGATCTTGCGGAGCTATGCGCTTTTCTGTTTGCCGCCGGTCACGGCATTACCGGACAGATTCTGCACGTCGATGGAGGGTATTCCATTCGCGGATGA
- a CDS encoding proton-conducting transporter membrane subunit — protein MALSFSLRFLWVALSGIAVGATALLFITIAEGGSIWRMPETPLLSQAMTPSLRFDGLSAMLFAMISILGAAIARYARRYLDGDSRQLRFYGWLLFTLFAISIFVLSNNLAQLFLAWLMSSAGLHRLLLHFPDRPAAVLAAQKKFWISRIGDVLLFAAILWIYFLFQTLQLDELFSALQAPLTRDQESGLIGIGLLLVTGALIKSALIPFHFWLPETMEAPTPVSALMHAGIINAGGFLLIRMSPLLVETPDALATAALAGALTAVAGAIVMSVQNDIKGKLAWSTISQMGMMILACGLGLFSVALFHIFAHSFYKAHAFMSTGELIHESKKTGFKLLPPSSNMVLVSTVGTLLLLGIGFFNTPYLMIAAYLSPLFVGFVQSRPKSKEPLSMQVHFRILAILTAGIALYSAIEFVVWHSLKGDVTTTSMIQFQTSNYVAAIVAGLLFPLGYWTTGQLIRTPNDFWHRIYVHAKNGGYLGYWSTALLTKRIPVRRAQA, from the coding sequence ATGGCACTCTCTTTCTCTCTGCGTTTTCTCTGGGTGGCTCTGAGCGGCATTGCCGTCGGGGCCACCGCCCTTCTTTTTATCACGATCGCAGAGGGAGGCAGTATATGGCGCATGCCAGAAACGCCCCTTCTCAGTCAGGCAATGACGCCGTCGCTCCGGTTCGACGGATTATCGGCCATGCTCTTTGCGATGATCTCCATTCTCGGAGCGGCCATTGCACGCTACGCGCGACGTTACCTCGACGGAGATTCACGCCAGCTGCGTTTTTACGGATGGTTGCTTTTCACGCTCTTCGCCATTTCGATTTTTGTTCTTTCTAATAACCTCGCTCAACTCTTTCTTGCCTGGCTGATGAGCAGCGCCGGGCTCCACCGGTTGCTCCTTCACTTTCCAGACAGGCCGGCGGCCGTCCTTGCCGCGCAGAAGAAGTTCTGGATCAGCCGGATCGGCGACGTCTTGCTTTTTGCAGCGATTCTGTGGATCTACTTTTTATTCCAGACGCTGCAACTGGATGAACTCTTTTCTGCGTTACAGGCGCCATTGACGCGCGATCAGGAAAGCGGATTGATCGGCATCGGCCTGCTTCTCGTTACAGGGGCGTTGATCAAGTCAGCGCTGATCCCCTTTCACTTCTGGTTACCCGAAACGATGGAAGCGCCGACTCCCGTTTCGGCGCTGATGCATGCCGGCATTATCAACGCCGGCGGATTTCTTTTGATTCGCATGAGCCCGCTTCTTGTTGAAACGCCCGATGCCCTTGCGACGGCCGCTCTTGCCGGGGCCCTGACCGCCGTTGCCGGAGCCATCGTCATGTCGGTACAGAACGACATTAAAGGCAAGCTTGCATGGTCGACGATCTCGCAGATGGGCATGATGATCCTTGCTTGCGGGCTCGGTCTTTTCAGCGTCGCTCTTTTTCATATCTTCGCTCATAGCTTCTATAAAGCTCATGCGTTTATGAGCACCGGTGAGCTGATCCACGAATCGAAGAAGACCGGTTTCAAGCTGCTTCCGCCCTCCTCGAATATGGTTCTCGTCTCCACTGTCGGAACGCTCTTATTGCTGGGAATCGGATTCTTCAACACTCCTTATCTAATGATAGCGGCCTATCTCTCGCCTCTCTTTGTGGGCTTTGTTCAGAGCCGGCCGAAATCGAAGGAGCCTTTAAGTATGCAGGTCCACTTCCGCATTCTTGCCATACTTACGGCGGGAATCGCTCTGTATTCTGCAATTGAGTTCGTCGTCTGGCATTCATTGAAAGGTGATGTTACTACGACGTCCATGATCCAGTTCCAGACGTCTAACTACGTCGCGGCTATCGTTGCTGGACTTCTCTTTCCTCTCGGATACTGGACCACCGGACAGTTGATCCGCACACCGAACGACTTCTGGCATCGCATCTACGTGCATGCAAAAAACGGAGGTTATCTCGGATACTGGAGCACGGCACTTCTCACAAAAAGAATCCCGGTCCGGAGGGCACAGGCATGA
- a CDS encoding putative inorganic carbon transporter subunit DabA, producing the protein MIDDALHDEVEEALKCVAPSWPLQNTVAVNPFWFMKDRSFIEALSSLESATHASLVWPLDHYLKDLEGGRISEAALERALADESKVSSAPIPETIDELIEASRNEIHAEAGHPTTLILSCAEAFLPESRWNVTIINECGKHAAAYFDRRQAIAGLPSARNKEGFFESWKQEIRFDRSMDFFGLKGLRDCAREFAEASSREAIAVMLHELAIHSHTERVLYMQRLITTVIGWATHFRFHEWQAELTNTATHIQTEDLLAVRMIYDLACFRAANEMKQRRPEIDMAIAHWKKSLQAELHTLSLRRIWLRAAEYSFQDTAAVLLQGFTSSQASLPASGSPSFPELTTNASGEENPWMHVVFCIDVRSELLRRHLELSDSGIETSGFAGFFGMPVAYQKSTEARETSRLPALLAPAFHLEESAACRQNYDLRARTFTESYFRNLRKAPISSFLFVELFGILALGRVLRRNLTNLRRLFGIRVLPQRFRDRGFDHTDPYQRAGISHADRVQLAENALRRMGMRRFAPLIVLAGHGSVTANNAFGSSLDCGACGGHSGDINARLLASLLNDRDIRASLAERGVSIPDETVFVAAVHETVTDEIYLLDSRSSSARERNLLKRAQDVFAKASLAARKERQASRTRRPTALPHRRAHDWSEVRPSMGPCR; encoded by the coding sequence ATGATTGATGATGCATTGCACGATGAAGTCGAAGAGGCGCTTAAGTGCGTCGCCCCGTCATGGCCGCTACAGAACACGGTCGCCGTGAATCCTTTCTGGTTTATGAAAGACCGGTCATTCATTGAAGCGCTATCGTCCCTGGAATCGGCGACGCACGCCTCGCTTGTATGGCCGCTTGATCATTATCTTAAAGATCTGGAAGGCGGTCGCATTTCGGAAGCAGCGCTCGAACGGGCCCTTGCCGATGAATCAAAGGTTAGCAGTGCCCCTATTCCTGAAACGATAGACGAACTGATCGAAGCAAGCCGTAACGAAATCCACGCAGAAGCAGGCCATCCGACAACTCTTATACTCAGTTGCGCAGAGGCCTTTCTGCCCGAGAGTCGATGGAATGTAACCATCATCAACGAATGCGGTAAGCATGCAGCGGCTTACTTTGACCGGCGTCAGGCGATCGCAGGCCTTCCTTCTGCCCGGAATAAAGAAGGCTTTTTTGAATCATGGAAGCAGGAAATCAGGTTTGATCGCTCTATGGACTTTTTCGGCCTTAAGGGCCTTCGTGATTGCGCCAGAGAGTTTGCAGAAGCCAGTTCGCGTGAGGCCATAGCTGTCATGCTGCATGAGCTCGCAATTCACAGTCACACCGAGCGTGTTCTATACATGCAAAGGCTCATCACCACCGTAATCGGATGGGCGACACATTTTCGATTTCATGAATGGCAGGCAGAGCTGACGAATACGGCGACCCACATTCAGACCGAAGACCTTCTCGCCGTGCGCATGATCTATGACCTCGCCTGCTTTCGTGCCGCAAATGAGATGAAACAGAGAAGGCCTGAGATTGACATGGCGATTGCCCACTGGAAGAAGAGTCTCCAGGCTGAACTGCATACATTATCATTGCGTCGCATCTGGCTGCGGGCCGCCGAATACAGCTTTCAGGACACGGCAGCCGTACTTTTGCAGGGATTTACGTCATCTCAGGCATCATTACCGGCATCAGGCTCGCCTTCATTCCCGGAGTTAACCACGAACGCATCTGGAGAGGAAAATCCCTGGATGCATGTCGTCTTCTGTATTGACGTGCGCTCCGAGCTGCTGCGCCGGCATCTGGAGTTGAGCGATTCCGGCATCGAGACGTCGGGATTCGCCGGATTCTTCGGTATGCCCGTCGCCTACCAGAAGTCAACGGAGGCCCGGGAGACATCACGGCTACCCGCACTGCTTGCGCCTGCCTTTCATCTTGAAGAGTCCGCTGCCTGCAGGCAAAACTATGACCTGCGGGCTCGCACATTTACAGAAAGCTATTTTCGCAACTTGCGAAAGGCTCCGATTTCGTCGTTTCTCTTTGTCGAGCTTTTCGGCATCCTCGCCCTCGGAAGAGTACTGCGCCGCAACCTTACAAACCTGCGGCGCCTGTTCGGAATCCGTGTCTTACCGCAGCGCTTCCGGGACCGGGGATTTGATCATACAGATCCCTATCAGAGAGCCGGCATCTCTCATGCTGACCGCGTGCAGCTTGCTGAGAACGCCCTGCGCCGCATGGGAATGCGTCGTTTCGCGCCGCTGATCGTGCTTGCCGGGCATGGCAGCGTCACAGCAAACAACGCATTCGGTTCCTCTCTCGACTGCGGAGCCTGTGGAGGCCATTCCGGCGACATAAACGCAAGGCTTCTGGCCTCTCTTTTAAACGATAGAGATATACGGGCCTCATTAGCCGAACGCGGTGTATCGATTCCCGATGAAACCGTATTCGTCGCCGCCGTACATGAAACGGTCACCGACGAGATCTACCTGCTCGATAGCAGAAGCAGCTCCGCGCGAGAACGAAATCTTTTGAAGCGGGCACAAGATGTCTTTGCGAAAGCATCGCTGGCAGCTCGAAAAGAACGTCAGGCGTCGCGAACCAGAAGGCCGACGGCTCTGCCCCATAGAAGGGCGCACGACTGGTCAGAGGTGCGCCCTTCTATGGGGCCTTGCCGGTAA
- a CDS encoding putative inorganic carbon transporter subunit DabA encodes MAAPRSRTRGVNLNGRFFLHDYDWRHDTDFQTLRLILTAPMVVASWINLQYYASTVAPQVYGAGNKTLHNPVGEFGVVEGNGGDLRVGLPFQSVHDGERFVHEPLRLSVFIEAPLEEIERIVNQNEAVRQLVDGEWLHLLVIDESGAIKRREAHIFEPVQGQVNHRPLAARRRADHV; translated from the coding sequence ATTGCCGCTCCACGATCAAGGACGCGAGGCGTCAATCTGAACGGCCGCTTCTTTCTTCATGATTATGACTGGCGGCATGACACAGATTTTCAAACGCTGCGATTGATTCTGACCGCACCGATGGTCGTCGCAAGCTGGATCAACTTACAGTATTATGCCTCCACCGTCGCGCCTCAGGTATACGGAGCCGGCAATAAAACGCTTCATAATCCCGTCGGCGAATTTGGAGTCGTCGAGGGGAACGGTGGCGATCTGCGTGTCGGGCTTCCCTTTCAATCGGTGCATGACGGAGAACGCTTCGTGCATGAACCGCTCCGCCTGAGCGTCTTTATAGAGGCCCCGCTCGAAGAGATCGAACGCATCGTTAACCAGAATGAAGCGGTCAGGCAGCTCGTAGACGGCGAGTGGCTGCATCTGCTTGTGATCGACGAATCGGGAGCAATTAAAAGACGCGAGGCGCACATCTTCGAACCCGTGCAGGGCCAGGTTAATCACCGGCCTCTTGCAGCCCGCCGACGGGCCGACCACGTCTGA
- a CDS encoding TetR family transcriptional regulator yields the protein MARLKEQQSELDAAARLKRAATELFSQKGYDATSTREIAERAGVNLSLIRYYFKGKEGLYRRLLSDYAEISAAGAGPLLAHLETIEPTLEQLHALFKGLLLALIEQRMAFPELSRILQREWIAGLPHAQHSYDETFSRVADRLAMLLEQAASAGVLRPVNAYSVILMLLNCVEMHFAAKESGISWTKKIMQLPEQSELFAEETATMLLAGIKR from the coding sequence ATGGCCCGCCTGAAAGAACAACAATCGGAACTCGACGCCGCCGCAAGACTGAAGCGCGCGGCCACGGAGCTTTTCTCGCAAAAGGGCTATGATGCGACGTCGACGCGTGAGATTGCCGAGCGTGCCGGCGTCAATCTATCGCTGATCCGGTATTATTTCAAAGGCAAAGAAGGGTTATACAGGCGACTGTTATCCGACTATGCCGAGATCAGCGCCGCCGGTGCCGGACCGCTGCTTGCGCACCTGGAAACGATCGAACCGACGCTGGAGCAGCTGCATGCTCTTTTTAAAGGCCTGTTGCTTGCATTGATCGAGCAGCGCATGGCCTTTCCCGAGCTCTCGCGTATTCTACAGAGAGAGTGGATTGCCGGATTGCCGCATGCACAGCATAGCTACGACGAGACGTTCAGCAGGGTGGCCGACCGCCTTGCCATGCTTCTGGAACAGGCCGCCTCTGCCGGAGTCCTGCGTCCGGTGAACGCCTATTCCGTAATCCTCATGCTTCTGAATTGCGTCGAGATGCACTTCGCCGCTAAGGAATCGGGAATATCCTGGACGAAGAAGATCATGCAGCTACCCGAGCAGTCCGAGCTTTTTGCCGAAGAAACGGCGACGATGCTGCTTGCGGGAATTAAGAGGTAG
- a CDS encoding ATP-binding protein: MVSRILEKSLAQSPKSVLLIGPRQVGKSTLLKNLKPDLAINLSSEAEFYRFSSNPDLLSSLIRGSDPTTVLIDEVQRLPSILNTVQAILDDWPSPPRFFLSGSSARKLRRGGANLLPGRILTYQMGGLSSAELDYALDIQKGMSVGFLPQPYLETDHALAENLMLDYATTYLVEEIQAEALTRDIQGFSRFLRIIAPASGLILDTSKLAKKAHVSRSTLNRYLDILEDTLIARRVFSFTDTDADVIRHPRLFFFDPGVYNGLLENFTASLDRVGTLFEHAVYAQILNSAKAAHTPVNISYFRTRGGTEVDFIVELRGKIYAIEAKYGHVNAADIRGLNRFREYYPDVFKSIIVSTEPSRLVLADGTVACDINLLMKELAL; this comes from the coding sequence ATGGTGAGCAGAATTTTAGAGAAGTCCCTTGCTCAGAGCCCAAAAAGTGTCTTGCTCATTGGCCCCCGGCAGGTTGGGAAATCGACTCTTCTTAAGAATCTCAAGCCCGACCTCGCTATCAACTTGAGCTCCGAGGCAGAGTTCTATCGGTTTTCCTCCAACCCCGATCTGCTCTCTTCTCTCATCCGCGGTTCTGATCCAACCACCGTTCTCATCGACGAAGTCCAGCGCCTCCCTTCGATCTTGAATACCGTGCAGGCTATTCTCGATGACTGGCCCTCTCCGCCCAGGTTCTTCCTCTCCGGATCGAGTGCGCGCAAGCTCCGGCGAGGCGGGGCAAACCTTCTGCCAGGGCGGATTCTCACGTATCAGATGGGAGGGCTGTCATCTGCTGAGCTGGACTATGCCCTGGACATACAGAAGGGGATGAGCGTCGGATTCCTCCCTCAGCCGTATCTGGAAACCGATCATGCTCTTGCCGAAAATCTCATGCTGGACTATGCGACGACATACCTTGTGGAAGAGATCCAGGCCGAGGCACTGACGAGAGATATCCAGGGCTTCAGCCGTTTTTTGAGGATTATCGCCCCTGCATCAGGGCTCATCCTGGATACATCCAAACTGGCAAAAAAAGCTCATGTATCTCGGTCGACATTGAATCGCTACCTGGATATTCTTGAGGATACCCTGATTGCCCGACGGGTCTTTTCTTTCACAGATACGGACGCAGACGTTATACGACATCCCAGGCTTTTCTTTTTTGATCCGGGGGTTTATAACGGATTATTGGAGAATTTTACCGCTTCCCTCGATCGTGTGGGCACTCTGTTCGAGCACGCCGTCTACGCCCAGATTTTGAATTCAGCAAAGGCAGCTCATACTCCGGTCAACATCTCTTACTTTCGCACGAGAGGAGGGACGGAGGTTGACTTCATTGTAGAGCTTCGCGGAAAAATCTATGCCATAGAGGCGAAGTACGGGCATGTAAACGCCGCAGACATCAGGGGGTTAAACAGATTTCGCGAATATTACCCCGATGTTTTCAAATCAATAATCGTCTCTACAGAACCAAGCCGTCTTGTACTCGCAGATGGAACCGTCGCCTGCGACATCAATCTTCTGATGAAAGAGCTGGCGCTTTAG
- the hemB gene encoding porphobilinogen synthase, whose amino-acid sequence MESSYYDQTRRPRRNRKNESIRRMVRETRIDPSDLILPLFVKDGRAVREPIPSMPGVYRLSIDEMIVDAKRAFSLGIPGIALFPVIPDSKKDRLATESANPDGLYPEAIRALKEAVPELQIFTDVAMDPYSSDGHDGLVAEDGRILNDESLEILRQMALTQARAGADFVAPSDMMDGRVGYIRAALDENGFTDVGILSYTAKYASAFYGPFRDALSSAPKFGDKKTYQMDPANVREAEIELDLDVEEGADMVMVKPGLPYLDVVRALAERSPVPVAVYNVSGEYAMLRASAERNWLDYRRCVLEVLTAFRRAGADIILTYHALEAAEWMNE is encoded by the coding sequence ATGGAATCTTCTTATTATGATCAAACACGCCGTCCGCGACGGAATCGCAAGAATGAATCGATACGGCGCATGGTTCGTGAAACGAGGATCGATCCCTCCGACCTGATCCTGCCGCTTTTTGTGAAAGACGGACGTGCGGTGCGCGAGCCCATCCCCTCCATGCCTGGAGTCTACAGACTGAGCATCGACGAGATGATCGTCGATGCAAAGCGCGCCTTCTCTCTCGGCATTCCGGGCATTGCGCTTTTTCCCGTGATCCCCGACTCAAAGAAGGATCGTCTCGCAACAGAGTCGGCCAATCCTGACGGACTTTACCCCGAGGCCATCCGCGCCCTGAAAGAAGCCGTGCCCGAGCTTCAGATCTTCACCGATGTCGCTATGGACCCATACAGCTCAGACGGACATGACGGCCTTGTCGCCGAGGACGGTCGCATCCTGAACGACGAATCGCTTGAGATCCTGCGTCAGATGGCGCTCACACAGGCCCGTGCCGGCGCCGATTTCGTCGCTCCGAGCGATATGATGGACGGTCGAGTGGGTTATATTCGAGCCGCCCTTGACGAAAACGGATTCACCGACGTCGGCATCCTCTCTTATACGGCGAAGTACGCCTCGGCCTTCTACGGGCCCTTTCGCGATGCGTTATCCAGCGCTCCGAAGTTCGGCGATAAAAAGACGTATCAGATGGATCCGGCGAATGTGCGCGAGGCCGAGATCGAGCTTGATCTCGACGTAGAAGAAGGCGCCGACATGGTTATGGTCAAACCGGGCCTGCCGTATCTCGATGTCGTGCGAGCTCTTGCTGAGCGCAGCCCCGTTCCCGTCGCCGTGTATAACGTATCGGGCGAGTATGCCATGCTTCGCGCCTCGGCCGAGCGCAACTGGCTGGATTACCGTCGCTGCGTGCTTGAGGTGCTCACCGCCTTCCGTCGTGCGGGCGCCGACATCATCCTCACGTATCATGCGCTTGAAGCGGCGGAATGGATGAACGAATGA
- a CDS encoding carbonic anhydrase translates to MEEIQKLLEGNREWVEKIKAEHPDFFSQLSQGQSPKFLWIGCSDSRVPATEITNQLPGSIFVHRNIANLVLNSDFNLLSVLYYSLYVLNIRDIIVVGHHHCGGVTAALNPKNLGFMEGWIGHIRNISRIHAAELLKLPTEEDRIDRLCEINVQEQVKNLESVYFVGELVDAGEEIRLHGWLYDVRDGLIRELTRKTLSPSKQ, encoded by the coding sequence ATGGAAGAGATTCAGAAACTGCTGGAAGGCAACAGAGAATGGGTTGAGAAGATCAAGGCAGAGCATCCGGATTTTTTCTCTCAGCTATCACAGGGGCAGTCGCCGAAGTTCCTCTGGATCGGATGCTCTGACAGCCGCGTTCCGGCCACCGAGATCACCAACCAGCTGCCCGGCTCGATCTTCGTTCACCGTAATATCGCCAACCTTGTTCTGAATTCGGACTTCAACCTGCTCAGCGTGCTTTATTATTCGCTCTATGTTCTGAACATCCGGGACATCATCGTCGTCGGCCACCATCACTGCGGCGGCGTAACGGCCGCTCTGAATCCGAAGAACCTCGGCTTCATGGAAGGATGGATCGGCCACATCCGCAACATCAGCCGCATCCACGCCGCGGAGCTACTCAAGTTGCCCACCGAAGAGGATCGCATCGATCGCCTCTGCGAGATCAACGTGCAGGAACAGGTGAAGAATCTTGAAAGCGTGTATTTTGTCGGAGAGCTTGTCGACGCCGGTGAAGAGATTCGACTTCACGGATGGCTCTATGATGTACGTGATGGATTGATTCGCGAGCTCACGCGAAAGACGCTTTCACCGTCAAAACAGTAA